In Bacteroidales bacterium, a single genomic region encodes these proteins:
- a CDS encoding ImmA/IrrE family metallo-endopeptidase, producing the protein MTRQYANINPEILIWARKTVKLPTWLAAKKIGVNNDKLLSWEDGSSSPTIKQLYKIADVYRRPFALFYFPEPPKHFKPLKDFRKFTIYHIHTEPEEYQLQKELLLFQRKREQAIELYELLEKKIPKLKIKAKVNEDSKEVAKRIIKELKINHKKIANTSPGYDALNYWKSFLETKGILIFQTTKVPLEVMRGACIVKNELPVIIINSNDSQNGRIFSLFHELVHIILKETGISNFRFSNKELYDFVEVFCNQVAAEILVPSELLINTQTVKNHEEFEKNWTHYELKNLSTYFCVSQEVIYRRLLTLGKSSENSYKEFRENIKDRRYNKPKGGNYYRNIIAKNGRHFLNLALQGYYQEKLTASSLYDCTKVKLSNLSKLEDKLYV; encoded by the coding sequence ATGACAAGACAATACGCAAATATTAACCCTGAAATATTAATATGGGCAAGGAAAACAGTTAAGCTTCCGACATGGCTTGCTGCTAAAAAGATAGGAGTAAATAATGATAAACTATTGTCATGGGAGGACGGCTCATCTTCCCCAACAATAAAACAACTTTACAAGATTGCAGATGTTTATAGAAGACCATTTGCCCTATTTTATTTCCCTGAACCACCCAAGCATTTCAAACCATTAAAAGATTTTCGGAAATTTACAATTTATCATATTCATACAGAACCGGAAGAATATCAACTTCAAAAAGAACTTTTGCTATTTCAAAGAAAAAGGGAACAAGCTATAGAATTATATGAACTTCTTGAAAAAAAAATTCCAAAACTTAAAATCAAAGCAAAAGTTAATGAAGATTCAAAAGAAGTAGCTAAAAGAATTATAAAAGAATTAAAAATAAATCATAAAAAAATTGCTAATACATCTCCGGGATATGATGCACTTAATTATTGGAAGTCTTTTCTGGAAACGAAAGGAATATTGATTTTTCAAACCACTAAAGTACCTTTAGAAGTTATGAGAGGAGCATGTATAGTTAAAAATGAACTTCCTGTTATAATAATAAATAGCAATGATTCTCAAAACGGAAGAATTTTTTCCCTTTTTCACGAACTAGTACATATTATTCTTAAAGAAACCGGTATTTCAAATTTCAGATTTTCTAATAAAGAATTATATGATTTTGTAGAAGTATTTTGTAATCAAGTTGCTGCTGAAATTTTAGTCCCTTCAGAGCTTTTAATTAATACTCAAACAGTAAAAAATCATGAAGAATTTGAAAAAAATTGGACACATTATGAACTCAAAAATCTATCAACTTATTTTTGTGTAAGTCAAGAGGTAATTTATAGAAGACTCCTGACGCTGGGAAAATCAAGTGAAAACTCTTATAAAGAATTCAGAGAAAATATTAAAGACAGAAGATACAATAAACCTAAAGGTGGTAATTATTACAGAAATATAATTGCTAAAAATGGTCGTCATTTTTTGAATTTGGCATTACAAGGATATTATCAGGAAAAATTAACCGCTTCATCCTTATATGATTGTACAAAAGTTAAACTTTCTAATTTAAGTAAGTTGGAGGATAAATTATATGTCTAA
- a CDS encoding DUF4411 family protein: MSNYSIDTSSILDAWVRYYPLDTFPSFWTNFSLFAKNKIGIATELIKHEISNKDDGCIKWFKENKLDDFFVPIDNNIQSYVTELMKNPNYQRLVEDRKGTNGADPFVIALAQSQNLIVVTGEKATNNLSKPKIPDVCKDIGINCITILELMRKEGWKF, encoded by the coding sequence ATGTCTAATTATAGTATTGATACCAGTTCAATTTTAGATGCATGGGTGAGATACTATCCATTAGATACATTTCCATCTTTTTGGACAAATTTCTCTTTATTCGCTAAAAATAAAATTGGTATTGCGACAGAACTTATTAAGCATGAAATAAGTAATAAAGATGATGGATGTATTAAATGGTTCAAAGAAAATAAATTAGACGATTTCTTTGTACCAATTGATAACAACATCCAAAGTTATGTTACAGAACTTATGAAAAATCCTAATTATCAGAGACTTGTTGAAGACAGAAAAGGAACAAACGGTGCAGACCCTTTTGTCATTGCACTTGCTCAATCACAAAATCTAATAGTAGTTACCGGAGAAAAAGCAACTAATAATCTTTCCAAACCAAAGATACCGGATGTATGTAAAGATATAGGGATTAATTGTATTACAATTTTAGAATTAATGAGAAAAGAAGGGTGGAAGTTCTGA
- a CDS encoding DUF4263 domain-containing protein: MLPKSNPFQNYFDITDKDPTSLVIKESAKKDNCYIYEGADIIGGFILINKPRAKTIIKITFYKSSQDNKYLPRLEFRKEDANDNVKSAKGSDVIISIKDGDSARAFWKTIHFLEGFKELVDLGDFRSKYKAVSFDSYLVDFKSKNQAKKLKELTSLAEQINLSKQEIKELLLPQRKNTIHWFYALLKDLQNNAGIKAFDSYKTKHSISERGEEAVWHHFFKNQDWIIGLNVDLKFIRDLLSKQKVGNPNSKGVGSPEIDLIGISYFTTLVELKTSKTNIFTIKKGTKSRANTWDFSSDFIEAYSQTLAQRSELMEDKDLVNEDGEIIDRKIHRILDPKAVLVIGCRNKEFPHIRNSVNNIKSDCFERMRRDCRNVEIITFDELFERAFHMVFQQKLPANWYDLNQRDFKNDILNV; the protein is encoded by the coding sequence ATGTTACCAAAAAGCAATCCATTCCAAAATTATTTCGATATCACAGACAAAGATCCTACAAGTTTGGTTATTAAGGAAAGTGCGAAAAAGGATAACTGCTACATTTACGAAGGAGCTGATATTATTGGTGGATTTATTTTAATAAATAAACCACGTGCAAAAACAATAATCAAAATTACTTTTTACAAGTCCAGCCAAGACAACAAATACCTGCCCCGGTTGGAGTTTAGGAAAGAAGATGCAAATGATAATGTTAAATCAGCAAAGGGAAGCGATGTAATAATCTCAATTAAAGATGGAGATAGTGCAAGGGCATTTTGGAAAACAATTCATTTTCTTGAAGGCTTTAAAGAACTTGTTGATTTAGGAGATTTTAGATCAAAATATAAAGCAGTAAGCTTTGATTCCTATTTAGTTGATTTTAAGAGTAAAAACCAAGCAAAGAAACTGAAAGAGTTAACTTCATTAGCAGAACAAATAAATTTAAGTAAACAAGAAATAAAGGAGTTATTACTTCCACAAAGGAAAAATACAATTCATTGGTTTTATGCATTATTGAAAGATTTACAAAATAATGCTGGTATAAAAGCATTTGACAGCTATAAAACAAAACATTCCATAAGTGAACGAGGTGAAGAAGCCGTGTGGCATCACTTTTTTAAAAACCAAGACTGGATAATAGGTCTAAATGTTGATTTAAAATTCATAAGAGATTTACTTTCTAAACAAAAAGTTGGCAACCCAAATTCTAAAGGTGTAGGTAGTCCTGAAATTGACTTAATTGGTATTTCGTACTTTACAACATTGGTGGAGCTAAAGACAAGTAAAACAAATATCTTTACAATTAAAAAAGGGACAAAGTCACGTGCTAACACTTGGGATTTTTCATCTGACTTTATTGAAGCATATAGTCAAACATTAGCTCAAAGATCAGAATTAATGGAAGACAAAGATTTAGTGAACGAAGATGGCGAGATCATCGATAGAAAAATTCATAGGATATTAGACCCTAAAGCAGTATTAGTAATTGGATGTAGAAATAAAGAATTTCCACATATTCGCAATTCAGTAAACAACATAAAATCTGATTGCTTTGAAAGAATGAGACGAGATTGTAGGAATGTTGAAATCATTACTTTTGATGAATTATTTGAAAGAGCATTTCATATGGTTTTTCAACAAAAATTACCTGCAAACTGGTATGATTTAAATCAAAGGGATTTCAAAAATGATATTTTAAATGTATAA
- a CDS encoding GNAT family N-acetyltransferase, which yields MSSDNLKIFDIFPVLKTNRLDLVEIKQKHLSDLFKLFSNNDVTKYYNIETLTEKKEAQKLIDWFQIRFKEKLGIRWGIALKGESKIIGTIGFNNFTKGHRANIGFDLQKEHWNKGYITEVLNIVIDFGFNTLGINRIEGEVMQGNKISEKVLVKQGFKREGVLRQWMLWNGNHYDMTMYSLLKKELIGQETTKS from the coding sequence ATGAGTTCAGATAACCTAAAAATATTTGATATTTTTCCGGTCCTCAAAACTAATAGATTAGACCTTGTTGAAATTAAACAGAAACATTTATCTGACCTCTTTAAATTATTCAGTAATAATGATGTTACCAAATATTATAATATTGAGACACTAACTGAAAAAAAAGAAGCACAGAAATTGATTGATTGGTTTCAAATACGTTTTAAGGAAAAATTAGGTATTCGTTGGGGAATTGCTCTTAAAGGTGAAAGCAAGATAATCGGAACAATTGGATTTAATAATTTCACAAAGGGACATCGAGCAAATATTGGCTTCGATTTACAAAAAGAACATTGGAATAAGGGTTACATAACAGAGGTATTAAACATTGTAATAGATTTCGGATTTAATACACTTGGAATAAATCGGATTGAAGGTGAAGTTATGCAAGGAAATAAAATTTCAGAAAAGGTTCTTGTTAAACAGGGATTTAAGCGTGAAGGTGTTTTGAGACAATGGATGTTATGGAATGGAAATCACTATGACATGACTATGTATTCATTGCTAAAAAAAGAACTTATCGGACAAGAAACAACGAAAAGCTAA